From one Mytilus galloprovincialis chromosome 13, xbMytGall1.hap1.1, whole genome shotgun sequence genomic stretch:
- the LOC143056547 gene encoding uncharacterized protein LOC143056547, which translates to MANEMSDDECDKTRDPLWKWKLNLIKDIRESVGTVESGKNILNVAVIGNKGCGKSSFINTLLTSFRKDKWQLYAQVGMNNGNISSITRHLKSFSAKESYYKEEPDVLFPTFIDINGLEDEHVEFNKVFLRALFEGKIKEKEKITDLLEEHTTNPDDFKNKIFKRTEYLKINRIIVVTTSDPAAPIPTELFKCINEVATDLKGIPIFGVMTKKDQFEDNEEIPQRTLDFLASLGITKESFLWVENYCPDTDPNIEYRRTVYPKIDVPVLEFINQVTNPHLGQSKEWHGFLTIILLKFVKWICIPIQIIIWAYVLILFTFMLYHDYNKILSTANNTMNNRYEFTLPDIALIYHVYRFFRLPFVIAPIAVSLFLFILSYIVKKLVRNSITKLLLAITIVFMLPTLVYVYKDQITHWLS; encoded by the exons ATGGCAAATGAGATGTCTGATGATGAATGCGACAAAACAAGAGACCCACTATGGAAATGGAAACTAAATTTGATCAAAGACATAAGAGAATCCGTTGGAACTGTGGAATCTGGCAAAAACATATTAAATGTTGCAGTAATAGGTAATAAAGGCTGTGGGAAAAGTTCGTTCATTAACACACTACTTACAAGCTTCAGGAAAGATAAATGGCAGCTGTATGCACAAGTTGGAATGAACAACGGGAATATATCCAGCATTACAAGACATTTGAAAAG tttcagtGCTAAGGAAAGTTATTATAAAGAAGAACCAGATGTGTTGTTTCCAACATTTATCGATATCAACGGTTTAGAAGATGAACATGTTGAATTCAATAAGGTGTTTCTGAGAGCATTATTTGAAGGGAAAATCAAAGAGAAAGAAAAGATTACAGACCTTCTAGAAGAGCACACAACCAATCCagatgattttaaaaacaaaatattcaaacgtACAGAATATCTTAAAATAAATCGAATTATTGTTGTAACAACATCAGATCCAGCTGCACCAATTCCAACAGAATTGTTTAAATGCATAAATGAAGTGGCAACCGATCTTAAAG GAATTCCAATCTTTGGAGTGATGACTAAGAAAGATCAGTTCGAAGATAATGAAGAGATCCCCCAGAGAACCCTTGATTTCCTTGCTAGTTTGGGAATAACCAAAGAGAGTTTTTTGTGGGTAGAAAACTATTGTCCAGATACTGACCCAAACATAGAGTATCGCAGGACAGTTTACCCTAAAATTGATGTCCCCGTACTGGAATTTATAAATCAG gtgaCAAATCCTCATCTTGGACAATCAAAAGAATGGCATGGTTTCCTTACAATAATTCTCCTGAAATTTGTAAAATGGATCTGTATTCCTATACAGATTATTATTTGGGCGTATGTTCTGATTCTATTCACATTCATGCTTTACCATGACTACAATAAGATTTTAAGTACAGCAAACAATACAATGAACAATAGATATGAATTCACACTACCAGATATCGCCctaatttaccatgtttacaggtTCTTTAGATTACCCTTTGTTATTGCTCCCATTGCCGTTTCTCTTTTTCTGTTTATACTGTCGTATATTGTGAAGAAACTTGTTCGCAACAGTATAACAAAATTGCTGTTAGCTATTACAATAGTCTTCATGTTGCCCACATTAGTGTATGTCTACAAAGATCAGATCACACACTGGTTATCGTAA